Proteins co-encoded in one Oncorhynchus kisutch isolate 150728-3 unplaced genomic scaffold, Okis_V2 scaffold4032, whole genome shotgun sequence genomic window:
- the LOC116352985 gene encoding transmembrane channel-like protein 6 has protein sequence MPSRTIGRSRGAIISQYYNRTMKLRRRRQSRPSIKDFSRSARPSIRGYGMETDCMETEGVDEEGRKRDQLVNNLQNLSLSDRVRMLRAMPLSVAEKSELRRLADRKGQRSNHSQIPCCSQLKYHIIIALRHSWYSCLSFLHSLQLWQVALKRVSGRFGTGVLSYFLFVKTLLFFNIFLFLVTGLLLAVPQAVHPPTLTQGHEAFSGLELLTGGGYFSDSVIYYGYYSNSTLSKDCRVTSSSMEQQPSPSVSRRTMETDCGGKPSYNMPLAYFFTIGLAFFITCIILVYSMSKSFGQSFRIDKSHGILAMKVFCSWDFKVIKKTSVKLRSENICIQLRELLEETSRKHVQKTACQRIGRVLVHVLAWFICIGSTVACVLALYYFSEYMHKDLQYRSRIPTKDPLLKEASLLALPVVVSLINLLLPGIFNATAWMEEYDSPSVNTYIAISRNLMLKVSVLVVLCFHWLGRIASDPHSIGLQCWESFVGQELYRFLLMDFIFTILDTFFGEFLWRLFSQRVLKRKRKPVFDISRNVLELIYGQTLAWLGVLFTPLLPAVQIIKLLLLFYMKQTSVMMNCQSPRKPYRASQMSTIFITLLCCPSFLGAAVCVSYTMWSIRPSESCGPFRSLSTMFQSGKLWVKELETHNPNLAWLAWAHSYIVENPLFLFLAAGIFLIVIYFNTQVVDGQRKIISLLQEQIENEGDDKKFLITRLQAIHQQKRPLSPRRLTSQASQDSNC, from the exons ATGCCCAGCCGCACCATCG gtcGTAGTCGAGGTGCTATCATCTCTCAGTACTATAACAGGACCATGAAGTTGAGAAGACGCAGACAGAGCAGGCCTTCCATAAAGGACTTTTCCCGCTCCGCACGGCCCAGTATCCGTGGTTACGGCATGGAGACAGACTGCATGGAGACCGAGGGCGTGGATGAGGAGG GGCGTAAGCGTGACCAACTGGTCAACAACCTTCAGAACCTCTCTCTGAGTGACCGGGTCAGGATGTTGCGAGCTATGCCTCTCTCTGTGGCAGAGAAGAGTGAACTAAG gaggtTGGCTGACAGGAAGGGTCAACGCTCCAATCACAGTCAGATCCCCTGTTGCAGCCAGCTCAAGTATCACATCATCATC GCTCTGAGACATAGCTGGTACAGttgtctctccttcctccactcccTACAGCTGTGGCAG GTGGCGCTGAAGAGGGTGAGCGGTCGTTTCGGCACCGGCGTCCTCTCTTACTTCCTGTTCGTCAAGACCCTCCTCTTCTTCAACATCTTCCTGTTCCTGGTCACGGGTTTGTTACTGGCCGTGCCCCAGGCAGTACACCCCCCCACATTAACCCAGGGACACGAAGCCTTCTCTGGGCTGGAGCTGCTCACTGGAGGG ggttATTTCTCAGACTCAGTGATATACTATGGTTACTATAGTAACTCTACCCTGTCTAAGGACTGTAGAGTCACTAGTAGCAGTATGGAGCAGCAGCCCAGTCCCTCTGTATCTAGAAGGACAATGGAGACAGACTGTGGAGGGAAGCCGTCCTACAACATGCCCCTGGCTTACTTCTTCACCATAGGACTGGCTTTCTTCATCACCTGCATCATCCTCGTCTACAG CATGTCCAAGTCGTTTGGTCAGAGTTTCCGTATAGACAAGTCACATGGTATCCTGGCGATGAAGGTGTTCTGTTCCTGGGACTTTAAAGTCATCAAGAAAACCTCCGTCAAACTCCGGTCTGAAAACATCTGCATTCaactcagg GAGTTGTTAGAGGAGACAAGTCGTAAGCATGTCCAGAAGACTGCGTGTCAGAGAATAGGACGTGTGCTGgtacatgttctggcctggttcatCTGTATCGGCAGTACAGTGGCCTGTGTTCTAGCTCTCTACTACTTCTCTGAGTACATGCACAAG GACCTCCAGTACAGATCTCGTATTCCCACTAAGGACCCTCTCCTGAAGGAAGCCAGTCTGTTGGCCCTGCCAGTCGTAGTGTCTCTCATCAACCTCCTGCTCCCTGGCATCTTCAACGCTACTGCCTGGATGGAGGAGTACGACTCGCCCAGCGTAAACACATACATCGCCATCAGCAG GAACCTGATGTTGAAAGTGAGCGTGCTGGTAGTGCTGTGCTTCCATTGGCTGGGCCGGATCGCTTCTGACCCCCACAGCATCGGCCTGCAG TGCTGGGAGAGTTTTGTAGGACAAGAGCTGTACCGCTTCCTCCTCATGGACTTCATCTTTACCATACTGGACACCTTCTTTGGAGAGTTCCTCTGGAG GTTGTTTTCTCAGAGGGTGTTGAAGAGGAAAAGAAAGCCTGTGTTTGACATCTCCAGGAACGTGTTGGAACTCATCTACGGACAGACACTGGCCTG GTTGGGGGTGTTGTTCACTCCTCTGCTTCCTGCTGTACAGATCATCAAACTACTGCTTCTCTTCTACATGAAGCAG ACTAGTGTGATGATGAACTGCCAGTCCCCTAGGAAGCCCTATAGGGCCAGTCAGATGAGCACCATCTTCATCACCCTCCTCTGCTGCCCTTCCTTCCTGGGGGCTGCTGTTTGTGTCAGCTACACCATGTGGAG catCCGTCCGTCTGAGTCATGTGGTCCGTTCCGCAGCCTGTCCACTATGTTCCAGTCAGGGAAGCTGTGGGTGAAGGAGTTGGAGACACACAACCCTAACCTGGCCTGGTTAGCCTGGGCTCACAGCTACATAGTGGAGAACCCTCTGTTTCTGTTCCTCGCTGCTGGGATCTTCCT gaTAGTGATTTACTTCAACACCCAGGTGGTggatggacagaggaagattaTCAGTCTGCTGCAGGAGCAAATAGAAAAC GAGGGGGATGATAAGAAGTTCCTGATCACTCGTCTCCAGGCCATCCACCAGCAGAAACGACCCCTCTCCCCTCGCAGACTCACCAGTCAGGCCAGTcag GATTCCAACTGTTAG